A DNA window from Labrus mixtus chromosome 4, fLabMix1.1, whole genome shotgun sequence contains the following coding sequences:
- the idh3a gene encoding isocitrate dehydrogenase [NAD] subunit alpha, mitochondrial isoform X1, with the protein MAGKAWRSAILNLLRKWGVTLHREDKIKAQEVSWAVGALKKEPPQPRMFTSGIKTVTLIPGDGIGPEISSAVMKIFEAAKAPIQWEERNVTAIQGPGGKWMIPPDAKESMDRNKIGLKGPLKTPIAAGHPSMNLLLRKTFDLYANVRPCVSIEGYQTPYTDVNLVTIRENTEGEYSGIEHVIVDGVVQSIKLITEQASERIAEYAFEYARNNQRASVTAVHKANIMRMSDGLFLRKCREAAEKHKEVKFTEMYLDTVCLNMVQDPTQFDVLVMPNLYGDILSDLCAGLIGGLGVTPSGNIGANGVAIFESVHGTAPDIAGKDMANPTALLLSAVMMLRHMGLHGHAKKIESGCFDTIRDKRVLTKDLGGNSKCSEFTAEICQRVQDMD; encoded by the exons ATGGCAGGGAAGGCGTGGAGGTCAGCG ATTCTTAATCTCCTAAGAAAGTGGGGCGTAACGCTCCATCGCGAGGATAAAATCAAGGCACAGGAA GTGTCATGGGCGGTTGGAGCTTTGAAGAAAGAGCCTCCACAACCCAGGATGTTCACCAGTGGG ATTAAAACTGTAACATTAATCCCTGGTGATGGAATTGGTCCTGagatctcctctgctgtcaTGAAGATATTTGAAGCAGCCAAG GCCCCCATTCAGTGGGAGGAAAGAAATGTTACAGCCATCCAAGGACCTGGTGGAAAGTGGATGATCCCTCCTGATGCTAAAGAATCAATGGACAGGAACAAAATTGGCCTTAAAG GACCTTTAAAGACCCCAATAGCAGCTGGCCATCCCTCTatgaacctgctgctgagaAAAACCTTTGACCTCTATGCCAATGTGCGCCCCTGTGTGTCTATCGAGGGCTACCAGACCCCCTACACTGATGTGAACTTGGTTACCATCAGGGAGAACACTGAGGGAGAATATAGTGGGATTGAACATGTG aTTGTCGATGGAGTAGTTCAGAGTATTAAGCTTATCACAGAGCAAGCCAGCGAACGCATTGCAGAATATGCTTTTGAATATGCAAGAAATAATCAAAGAGCCAGTGTTACTGCTGTTCACAAGGCCAATATCAT GCGCATGTCAGATGGGCTCTTCCTACGAAAATGCAGAGAGGCTGCTGAAAAGCACAAAGAAGTGAAATTCACAGAGATGTACTTGGATACTGTGTGTCTTAAT ATGGTACAGGATCCCACACAGTTTGATGTGTTAGTGATGCCAAATCTGTACGGAGACATTTTGAG TGATCTTTGTGCTGGACTAATTGGAGGTCTTGGAGTGACACCTAGTGGAAACATTGGTGCCAATGGTGTTGCCATATTTGAGTCG GTTCATGGAACTGCTCCAGATATTGCAGGGAAAGACATGGCCAACCCCACCGCCTTGCTGCTCAGTGCCGTCATGATGCTTCGGCACATGGGCTTGCATGGCCATGCCAAGAAGATTGAAAGTGGCTGCTTTGACACCATACGAGACAAAAGG GTTCTAACGAAAGATCTGGGAGGAAACTCAAAGTGCTCAGAATTTACAGCGGAAATATGTCAAAGAGTACAGGATATGGACTAA
- the idh3a gene encoding isocitrate dehydrogenase [NAD] subunit alpha, mitochondrial isoform X2 has translation MAGKAWRSAVSWAVGALKKEPPQPRMFTSGIKTVTLIPGDGIGPEISSAVMKIFEAAKAPIQWEERNVTAIQGPGGKWMIPPDAKESMDRNKIGLKGPLKTPIAAGHPSMNLLLRKTFDLYANVRPCVSIEGYQTPYTDVNLVTIRENTEGEYSGIEHVIVDGVVQSIKLITEQASERIAEYAFEYARNNQRASVTAVHKANIMRMSDGLFLRKCREAAEKHKEVKFTEMYLDTVCLNMVQDPTQFDVLVMPNLYGDILSDLCAGLIGGLGVTPSGNIGANGVAIFESVHGTAPDIAGKDMANPTALLLSAVMMLRHMGLHGHAKKIESGCFDTIRDKRVLTKDLGGNSKCSEFTAEICQRVQDMD, from the exons ATGGCAGGGAAGGCGTGGAGGTCAGCG GTGTCATGGGCGGTTGGAGCTTTGAAGAAAGAGCCTCCACAACCCAGGATGTTCACCAGTGGG ATTAAAACTGTAACATTAATCCCTGGTGATGGAATTGGTCCTGagatctcctctgctgtcaTGAAGATATTTGAAGCAGCCAAG GCCCCCATTCAGTGGGAGGAAAGAAATGTTACAGCCATCCAAGGACCTGGTGGAAAGTGGATGATCCCTCCTGATGCTAAAGAATCAATGGACAGGAACAAAATTGGCCTTAAAG GACCTTTAAAGACCCCAATAGCAGCTGGCCATCCCTCTatgaacctgctgctgagaAAAACCTTTGACCTCTATGCCAATGTGCGCCCCTGTGTGTCTATCGAGGGCTACCAGACCCCCTACACTGATGTGAACTTGGTTACCATCAGGGAGAACACTGAGGGAGAATATAGTGGGATTGAACATGTG aTTGTCGATGGAGTAGTTCAGAGTATTAAGCTTATCACAGAGCAAGCCAGCGAACGCATTGCAGAATATGCTTTTGAATATGCAAGAAATAATCAAAGAGCCAGTGTTACTGCTGTTCACAAGGCCAATATCAT GCGCATGTCAGATGGGCTCTTCCTACGAAAATGCAGAGAGGCTGCTGAAAAGCACAAAGAAGTGAAATTCACAGAGATGTACTTGGATACTGTGTGTCTTAAT ATGGTACAGGATCCCACACAGTTTGATGTGTTAGTGATGCCAAATCTGTACGGAGACATTTTGAG TGATCTTTGTGCTGGACTAATTGGAGGTCTTGGAGTGACACCTAGTGGAAACATTGGTGCCAATGGTGTTGCCATATTTGAGTCG GTTCATGGAACTGCTCCAGATATTGCAGGGAAAGACATGGCCAACCCCACCGCCTTGCTGCTCAGTGCCGTCATGATGCTTCGGCACATGGGCTTGCATGGCCATGCCAAGAAGATTGAAAGTGGCTGCTTTGACACCATACGAGACAAAAGG GTTCTAACGAAAGATCTGGGAGGAAACTCAAAGTGCTCAGAATTTACAGCGGAAATATGTCAAAGAGTACAGGATATGGACTAA
- the lrrc61 gene encoding leucine-rich repeat-containing protein 61, translating to MDSKRDKEQDADVEKITAVLLKSRTGEFDLESILFLKLRGLGIHDLGCIGECMNLERLDLSGNNVSNLAPLASLRLLFVLNLSANRISNLEPLRSCESLQNLNVAGNIISSIENLHCLQSLRKLENIRFKDNTYNYSNPICRNSSYRNIVLEMFPNIKVLDGERVVGRGSDLYQLCKDIDETIRAGLYKNGQLVEHSDCKPWVEDSYWDIKRSNNAIIDEAYKQFNEVLHECRLLNNRATHVISQTERSMSLKKQPKQYAI from the exons ATGGATTCTAAGCGAGATAAAGAGCAAG ATGCAGACGTGGAGAAGATAACCGCTGTGCTGCTCAAGTCACGTACAGGAGAGTTTGATTTGGAGTCGATACTGTTTCTTAAATTGAGAGGTCTTG GAATACATGACCTTGGATGCATCGGGGAGTGTATGAATTTAGAGAGACTGGACCTCTCTGGAAATAACGTCTCAAATTTAGCTCCTCTAGCATCTCTTCGGCTTCTGTTTGTGCTCAATTTGTCTGCCAACAGGATTTCCAATTTAG AGCCCCTGCGCAGTTGTGAGAGTTTACAGAACTTAAATGTGGCTGGTAATATCATCTCAAG CATCGAAAACCTTCACTGCCTTCAGTCTTTGAGGAAACTAGAAAATATACGTTTTAAAGACAACACTTACAATTACTCTAATCCAA TTTGCAGGAACTCGTCATATAGAAACATAGTTCTGGAGATGTTCCCCAACATCAAGGTGCTGGATG GTGAAAGAGTTGTCGGACGTGGGAGTGACTTGTACCAACTATGCAAAGACATTGATGAGACCATCAGAG CTGGATTATACAAAAACGGACAACTCGTTGAACACTCTGATTGCAAACCGTGGGTGGAAGACAGTTACTGGGACATAAAGCGGTCAAACAATGCCATCATTGATGAAGCCTACAAACAGTTTAATG AAGTTCTTCATGAATGCAGACTCCTCAACAACAGAGCCACGCATGTTATTTCACAAACGGAAAGATCCATGAGTCTGAAGAAGCAGCCCAAACAATACGCCATATGA